Proteins found in one Desulfomonile tiedjei genomic segment:
- a CDS encoding 2-hydroxyacyl-CoA dehydratase, with product MNLPSRKEIIKQVRGEGKKIAAVLPIHYPRALLRAFGFHPIEVWGPPGINTHAQAGHFQEYACAIVRNATSFLSTDPGKQLDCILIPHTCDSLQGMGSIFKDFLSGGKPVLTIYHPRGRGQCQLQFLQKELEDLAERLRPLSDVDPSDADLIAALDIEGQADAAFAQICLNRDKYSVSDRDFFSALRSREFLPAEVFLELAQTLPKAQADRKGIPLLLSGIVPEPMELFDHINDMGGRVVADDLACCGRRVYETYDDANPFRRMARQMMSMPPDPTVGASVEDRCKHLVTKMEKYGARGAVVYNVKFCEPELFYLPLQRKALEKRGWPLLYLETDLEGTIPFQVLNRIQSFLEMLR from the coding sequence GTGAATTTGCCCAGCCGAAAAGAGATCATTAAGCAGGTCCGCGGTGAAGGGAAAAAGATCGCGGCAGTGCTCCCCATTCACTATCCCAGGGCATTGCTGAGGGCTTTTGGCTTTCACCCCATTGAGGTGTGGGGGCCGCCGGGAATCAATACCCACGCGCAAGCCGGCCATTTCCAGGAATACGCCTGCGCTATTGTCCGTAATGCCACCAGCTTCCTGAGCACCGATCCCGGGAAACAGTTGGACTGCATCCTGATTCCCCACACCTGCGACTCGCTGCAAGGCATGGGATCCATATTCAAGGATTTCCTGTCCGGCGGCAAACCTGTGCTGACCATTTACCATCCCCGAGGCCGCGGCCAGTGCCAACTCCAATTCTTGCAGAAAGAGTTGGAAGACTTAGCGGAAAGGCTCCGACCACTGTCCGATGTCGATCCTTCCGATGCAGATCTGATTGCCGCGCTCGACATCGAGGGTCAGGCCGACGCTGCGTTCGCACAGATCTGCCTCAACAGAGACAAATACTCCGTCAGCGATCGGGATTTTTTTTCCGCACTGCGCTCGCGTGAGTTTCTGCCCGCGGAGGTTTTCCTGGAATTGGCTCAGACCTTGCCGAAGGCACAGGCCGACCGAAAGGGTATTCCCCTGTTGTTGAGCGGAATTGTGCCGGAGCCCATGGAGCTGTTTGACCATATCAACGACATGGGCGGTAGAGTGGTGGCGGACGATTTGGCGTGTTGCGGACGACGGGTATACGAGACCTACGACGACGCGAATCCTTTTCGTCGAATGGCACGTCAGATGATGTCCATGCCCCCGGACCCTACGGTAGGGGCTTCGGTCGAGGACAGGTGCAAGCATCTGGTGACTAAGATGGAAAAATACGGAGCAAGGGGCGCAGTGGTCTACAACGTCAAGTTTTGCGAACCGGAACTCTTCTATTTGCCCCTCCAGCGTAAGGCCTTGGAAAAACGCGGCTGGCCCCTGCTTTACCTCGAGACGGACCTGGAGGGTACGATTCCTTTCCAGGTCTTAAATAGGATTCAGTCATTTCTGGAGATGTTGAGATGA